In one Drosophila pseudoobscura strain MV-25-SWS-2005 chromosome X, UCI_Dpse_MV25, whole genome shotgun sequence genomic region, the following are encoded:
- the LOC4814012 gene encoding uncharacterized protein, which yields MSASNKLPHLVSSTSRYIAGRNAMQTVYWRASAGPNPRMVKTHKNFEFDRKQLAPKSVRMQNHNHSFISK from the coding sequence ATGTCTGCGTCCAATAAATTGCCTCATCTGGTCAGTTCCACTTCTCGCTACATTGCCGGACGGAATGCCATGCAAACGGTGTACTGGAGGGCCTCTGCTGGACCCAATCCCCGCATGGTGAAGACCCACAAGAACTTCGAATTCGACCGCAAGCAGCTGGCCCCGAAAAGTGTAAGGATGCAGAACCACAATCACAGCTTCATCAGCAAGTAG
- the LOC4814044 gene encoding uncharacterized protein has translation MFIRSLAYWLIFSICWCNGNALDQYGTVSGGSTTTERINSAMRCMNINPQNSVDLEQIMGLWYGSEIIVHSQDFPGVYEYDSCVIIHLADVTDQMVNSLSNRGYGGDGYGSPDYNRNQNNYGRDPTTPSYMGEDNYPNQGRVKQNYLRLVWSERDNNLEYTFNYTTRTPGQWSNIGDQRGSLVTLNSYTQFTGTVQVVKAVNDHLVLTFCGNDVKSSIYTVVLSRNRLGLSADELRSIRNLLSRRGLYTETIRKVCNGCGHLGGNIISMLLFLLLLVWGRGQ, from the exons ATGTTCATCAGATCCCTGGCCTACTGGCTGATATTCAGCATCTGCTGGTGTAATGGCAATGCCCTGGACCAATATGGCACCGTGTCTGGTGGATCCACCACAACGGAGAGAATCAATTCGGCAATGCGTTGCATGAACATCAATCCACAGAATTCGGTGGATCTGGAACAG ATAATGGGCCTCTGGTACGGCAGCGAGATCATCGTCCACAGCCAAGACTTTCCCGGCGTCTATGAGTACGATTCGTGCGTCATCATACACCTGGCTGACGTGACCGATCAG aTGGTCAACAGCCTCAGCAATCGCGGCTACGGCGGTGACGGCTATGGTTCCCCGGACTACAACCGGAATCAAAACAACTACGGACGTGACCCGACAACACCCTCGTATATGGGAGAGGATAATTATCCGAATCAGGGGCGGGTAAAGCAGAACTATCTGCGTTTGGTCTGGAGCGAACGCGACAATAATTTAGAGTATACGTTCAACTATACGACTCGAACACCCGGGCAGTGGTCCAACATTGGGGATCAGCGGGGCAGTCTGGTGACCCTAAACTCCTACACGCAGTTCACGGGCACCGTCCAGGTGGTCAAGGCGGTCAACGATCACCTGGTGCTGACCTTCTGCGGCAACGATGTGAAGAGCTCCATTTACACGGTGGTGTTGTCACGGAATCGCCTGGGACTCAGTGCAGAT GAGCTGCGCAGTATTCGTAATCTCCTCTCACGTCGTGGCCTCTACACGGAAACCATTCGAAAGGTCTGCAATGGCTGTGGCCATCTGGGAGGTAACATTATCTCGATGCtcctgtttctgcttctgctcgtCTGGGGTCGCGGCCAGTGA